From a region of the Paenibacillus sp. R14(2021) genome:
- the cax gene encoding calcium/proton exchanger — MNQKLFFTLLIALFVLSGISHYAHFGTMIEFIVSAAAILFVAGFLGKATESVSHYAGQRLGGFLNATFGNAAELIIAIFLVREGLFDMVKASITGSIIGNLLLVLGASVFLGGLKFKEQRFNVQLASHNSSLMILAVIALGIPAIFISTQHFSPHKSELLSLTIAVILIIAYILWLVFSMITHKDMLADVEETTPDHGEEASWTKSTSILFLLLATVMTAFVSEWLVSTLHTFTAKFGFSEVFIGAFLIAIVGNAAEHSAAVILAMKNKIGAAVEIAVGSSLQIALFVAPVLILISTLFGETMDIIFTPIELAAIAVSVFIAKSISKDGSTNWYEGALLIIVYIILGISFYLV; from the coding sequence TTGAATCAGAAATTGTTTTTCACCTTGCTCATCGCTTTATTCGTACTCAGCGGGATTAGCCATTATGCTCATTTCGGGACGATGATCGAATTCATTGTTTCGGCTGCCGCAATCCTCTTCGTAGCCGGCTTTCTCGGAAAAGCAACCGAGAGCGTCTCCCATTATGCCGGACAGCGCCTTGGCGGGTTTCTGAACGCGACCTTCGGCAACGCTGCCGAGCTGATCATCGCAATTTTCCTTGTGCGTGAAGGTCTCTTCGATATGGTAAAAGCAAGCATCACAGGCTCTATTATCGGCAACCTGCTTCTCGTCCTTGGAGCAAGCGTATTTCTCGGCGGGCTGAAATTCAAGGAACAGCGGTTCAACGTACAGCTGGCGAGCCACAATTCGTCACTAATGATTCTAGCCGTTATCGCACTCGGCATTCCGGCAATCTTCATTTCTACCCAGCATTTCTCACCGCATAAGTCGGAGCTGCTTAGCTTGACGATCGCCGTTATCCTAATCATCGCTTATATACTATGGCTTGTGTTCTCCATGATTACGCACAAGGACATGCTCGCGGACGTAGAAGAAACAACGCCTGATCATGGTGAAGAAGCTTCCTGGACCAAATCAACATCCATCTTGTTCCTGCTGCTTGCGACTGTCATGACCGCATTCGTCAGCGAATGGCTGGTCAGCACTTTACATACGTTCACAGCGAAATTCGGCTTCTCCGAAGTCTTTATCGGCGCCTTCCTGATTGCCATCGTCGGTAACGCCGCCGAGCACAGCGCAGCCGTCATTCTCGCGATGAAGAACAAAATCGGCGCAGCTGTGGAAATCGCAGTCGGAAGCAGCCTGCAGATCGCGCTGTTCGTAGCTCCGGTCCTGATTCTCATCAGTACGCTCTTCGGTGAAACCATGGATATTATCTTCACGCCGATCGAGCTGGCAGCCATTGCGGTTTCTGTCTTCATCGCCAAGTCCATCTCCAAAGACGGATCGACGAACTGGTACGAGGGCGCATTGCTCATCATCGTGTACATTATTCTCGGCATTTCGTTCTACCTCGTATAA
- a CDS encoding YlaN family protein, with translation MSSSDVLIHLHQKALNLLHEDANKIEKLIEVQMENLTTRQCPLYEEVLDTQIYGFSREIDFAIRAGLVSELAGKEIISKLERNLAQLYEALEK, from the coding sequence ATGTCTTCATCCGATGTTCTTATTCATTTGCATCAAAAAGCGCTCAATCTCCTTCACGAGGATGCTAATAAAATCGAGAAGTTAATCGAAGTACAAATGGAAAACTTGACGACGAGACAATGTCCGCTCTACGAAGAAGTGCTGGATACTCAAATATATGGCTTTTCCAGAGAAATCGATTTTGCGATTCGTGCAGGACTTGTATCGGAGCTTGCTGGAAAAGAAATTATCAGCAAATTGGAACGCAATTTGGCTCAGCTGTACGAAGCTTTGGAGAAGTAG
- a CDS encoding HPr family phosphocarrier protein has translation MSNNAAIVDISQTANKFRSSIVLQAENKYIDVKSILGLFTTLVGGHSYELHVHGPDADEAKTAMADVFAKHNLNVQVVE, from the coding sequence ATGTCCAATAATGCGGCAATCGTAGATATTTCCCAAACGGCCAACAAATTCCGGTCGTCCATCGTTCTTCAAGCCGAGAATAAATATATTGACGTCAAAAGCATACTCGGCCTTTTCACAACATTGGTCGGCGGACATTCCTACGAGCTTCACGTACACGGTCCGGATGCAGATGAAGCGAAAACAGCCATGGCTGACGTATTCGCTAAACACAATCTAAACGTCCAAGTGGTCGAATAG
- a CDS encoding aminopeptidase: MRDPRMQKLAANLVSYSINVQPGENVLIDMIGSERELAKCLVEEVAKAGGRPFVETSDRSVLRAMLMNATEEQIELWASFDLKRMQAMQGYIAIRSGENINALADVPSDKMKLYDKLYRHPIHSEQRVKHTKWVVLRYPNDSMAQLASMSTEAFEDFYFDVCNLDYAKMDKAMDPLEALMKRTDRVRITAPGTDLTFSIRGIGASKCSGERNIPDGEVYTCPIRNSVQGTIAYNTPSVYSGVTFENITFTFQDGKIVEATSSNTEKLNEILDTDEGARYIGEFSLGFNPYILHPMKDTLFDEKIAGSLHFTPGQAYEITDNGNRSAVHWDLVLIQRPEYGGGEVYFDDVLIRKDGRFVIPELEGLNPENLK; this comes from the coding sequence ATGCGCGATCCACGCATGCAGAAGCTTGCAGCGAATTTAGTGAGTTATTCCATCAACGTACAACCCGGGGAAAATGTTCTTATCGATATGATCGGCTCGGAGCGGGAGCTTGCGAAATGCCTGGTTGAAGAGGTTGCCAAGGCCGGCGGACGCCCTTTCGTGGAAACAAGCGATCGTTCTGTGCTGCGCGCCATGCTGATGAATGCGACCGAGGAGCAAATCGAGCTGTGGGCCTCATTTGATTTGAAGAGGATGCAGGCAATGCAGGGCTACATAGCGATTCGTTCGGGAGAAAACATCAATGCGCTTGCGGATGTCCCGAGTGACAAGATGAAGCTATATGACAAGCTGTACCGCCATCCGATCCATTCCGAACAGCGAGTCAAGCATACCAAATGGGTCGTCCTTCGCTATCCGAACGATTCCATGGCACAGCTTGCGAGTATGAGCACGGAGGCGTTCGAAGATTTCTACTTCGACGTATGCAATTTGGATTATGCCAAGATGGATAAAGCGATGGATCCCCTCGAAGCGCTCATGAAGCGAACGGACCGCGTACGCATCACCGCTCCGGGTACGGATTTGACGTTCTCGATCAGGGGAATCGGGGCAAGCAAATGCTCAGGCGAGCGAAATATTCCTGACGGCGAGGTGTACACCTGCCCGATCCGGAATTCCGTTCAGGGCACGATCGCTTACAACACGCCTTCCGTGTACTCCGGCGTCACATTCGAGAATATTACGTTCACGTTCCAAGACGGCAAGATCGTTGAGGCAACCAGCAGCAACACCGAGAAGCTGAACGAAATTTTGGATACGGACGAAGGCGCTCGTTATATCGGTGAATTCAGCCTGGGCTTCAACCCGTACATCCTTCATCCGATGAAAGATACGTTATTCGATGAGAAGATCGCGGGCAGTCTCCACTTTACGCCCGGGCAGGCTTACGAGATAACGGATAACGGCAATAGATCGGCGGTTCACTGGGATCTCGTGCTCATTCAACGACCGGAATACGGCGGCGGCGAGGTATATTTTGACGACGTATTGATCCGAAAAGACGGTCGGTTCGTCATTCCCGAATTAGAAGGGTTAAATCCCGAAAATTTGAAATAA
- a CDS encoding sensor domain-containing diguanylate cyclase, with translation MKRTDSDLTNLAGQIVGNSHETQQPVNWLKHKELPVADEAVEALLKASFQEWYLGAAKISSPLLCHRIMLLNSDGTVLSEYTHEGDLPGKQEISVPIKTRWNDQTNLALLGLVFDGSECRALYALLQAAAQALAGIFYYKFDLSAVSQIMKQQQISDKEAQGRDILFQVAKRLHDQNDVHSVLNVLLDDVEKLYPHADVNLYLSQDFVNGDARVKPLQLRHSTDDRNAQAFLSGRPVVNADEAGITKLSIPMSGKQAVYGVLSMTINNEHWEDSELRSLGMLSDTAGSAFENAKLFEQSNLLITELQLINELTKRLNQSLRLNEVFEFAMSELLNIFKADYCNLLQLSKDNSNFQIVASNVPAAANEIYSTEYGFCGMVYSSKEPLIISDYWATRAVDSSLMDGTGARSLIAAPVMSGTSVIGVIMVSHRSPNFFSYENFKLLQVLSTHIGLAISNASLHAEVRRMVITDNLTGLHARHYLNEQIQSRQRKDPCGSLVLVDIDHFKRINDTYGHLIGDSILIIVSDVIRSSIRDSDIAARWGGEELAIYLPHIRSAQAYRIAERIRSMVEELTDPAVTVSCGLSEWTFEEEKISVESLFYRADMALYEAKKNGRNRIFIG, from the coding sequence ATGAAAAGAACGGACTCCGATTTGACGAACCTCGCCGGCCAAATCGTTGGCAACTCCCATGAAACGCAGCAGCCCGTCAATTGGTTAAAGCATAAGGAGCTTCCGGTGGCCGACGAAGCGGTGGAAGCCTTATTGAAGGCGTCTTTTCAAGAATGGTACCTGGGGGCCGCGAAGATTTCGTCCCCGCTGCTATGTCATAGAATCATGCTTCTAAACTCGGATGGCACGGTATTGTCGGAATATACGCATGAAGGCGATCTTCCCGGCAAACAGGAGATAAGCGTTCCGATTAAAACAAGATGGAATGATCAAACGAATCTTGCGCTGCTCGGCTTGGTGTTCGACGGCAGCGAATGCCGAGCACTCTATGCCCTGCTTCAGGCAGCCGCTCAAGCGCTGGCCGGGATCTTCTATTACAAATTCGATTTGAGCGCTGTAAGCCAAATCATGAAACAGCAGCAAATCAGTGATAAAGAAGCGCAGGGCAGAGATATTTTGTTCCAAGTGGCGAAGCGTCTCCATGATCAGAACGATGTTCATTCCGTTCTCAACGTCCTCTTAGACGATGTGGAGAAATTATATCCGCATGCCGATGTTAATTTGTATTTATCCCAGGATTTCGTAAATGGAGATGCCAGGGTCAAACCGCTGCAGCTCCGTCATTCCACGGATGATCGCAACGCGCAAGCCTTTCTGTCGGGAAGGCCCGTTGTAAATGCAGATGAAGCTGGAATAACGAAGCTGTCGATTCCGATGAGCGGTAAACAAGCGGTATATGGCGTGCTCAGCATGACGATCAACAACGAGCATTGGGAGGATTCCGAGCTGCGGTCGCTCGGGATGCTGTCAGATACGGCAGGCTCCGCCTTCGAGAATGCGAAGCTGTTCGAGCAGTCCAATTTGCTGATTACCGAGCTGCAGCTCATTAACGAGCTGACGAAGCGGCTGAATCAATCGCTGCGTTTGAATGAAGTGTTCGAATTTGCGATGAGCGAGCTGCTCAATATTTTTAAAGCTGATTACTGCAATCTGCTGCAGCTCAGCAAGGATAACAGCAATTTTCAGATCGTGGCGAGCAACGTGCCGGCCGCGGCGAATGAGATTTATTCGACGGAATACGGGTTCTGCGGCATGGTCTACAGTTCGAAGGAGCCCTTGATTATATCGGATTACTGGGCCACCCGCGCGGTGGATTCCAGCCTGATGGACGGTACAGGCGCGAGGTCGCTGATCGCCGCGCCGGTGATGTCGGGAACGTCAGTAATCGGCGTCATTATGGTATCGCACAGAAGCCCGAATTTCTTCTCCTACGAGAATTTCAAGCTGCTCCAGGTGCTGTCCACGCATATCGGACTTGCCATATCCAATGCATCGCTGCATGCCGAAGTACGCCGGATGGTCATTACTGACAATCTAACCGGACTGCATGCCCGCCATTACCTTAACGAGCAAATTCAGTCGCGTCAGCGGAAGGATCCGTGCGGCTCGCTTGTCTTGGTGGATATCGATCACTTCAAGCGCATTAATGATACGTACGGGCATTTGATCGGCGACAGCATTTTAATCATTGTGAGCGACGTGATCCGTTCCAGTATTCGGGATTCCGATATTGCGGCCAGATGGGGCGGCGAGGAGCTGGCGATTTATTTGCCTCATATTCGTTCTGCACAAGCGTATCGGATTGCGGAACGGATACGAAGCATGGTTGAAGAACTTACCGATCCGGCGGTAACGGTCTCCTGCGGACTGTCGGAATGGACGTTTGAAGAAGAAAAAATCAGCGTCGAGTCGTTATTTTACAGGGCAGATATGGCTTTGTACGAGGCGAAGAAGAATGGACGCAACCGTATATTTATCGGATAG
- the rpsD gene encoding 30S ribosomal protein S4 — MSRYTGPKFKLSRRLGISLSGTGKELKRAFPPGQHGPGQRKKMSGYGIQLQEKQKLRHMYGMNEKQFRNLFDKASKQKGIAGENFMALLESRLDNLVYRLGFANSRAGARQLVSHGHVTVNGKKVDIASYTVSIGDVIGLRERSRTQKSIKEALEGRNFLPNYLEFNDASLEGKFLRLPERAELPQEIDEKQIVEFYSR, encoded by the coding sequence ATGTCAAGATATACAGGTCCTAAGTTTAAATTGAGCCGTCGCCTCGGCATCTCCCTTAGCGGAACAGGCAAAGAATTGAAACGCGCTTTCCCTCCTGGTCAACACGGCCCGGGCCAACGCAAAAAAATGAGTGGTTACGGTATTCAATTGCAAGAAAAACAAAAGCTTCGTCATATGTACGGAATGAACGAAAAACAATTCCGCAACCTGTTTGATAAAGCATCGAAACAAAAAGGTATCGCCGGTGAAAACTTCATGGCCCTTCTTGAGAGCCGTCTGGACAACTTGGTATACCGTCTTGGTTTCGCTAACTCCCGTGCAGGCGCACGTCAACTGGTTTCGCACGGTCACGTTACTGTGAACGGCAAAAAAGTCGACATCGCTTCGTACACGGTTTCCATCGGTGATGTAATCGGCCTGCGCGAGCGCAGCCGTACACAAAAATCGATCAAAGAAGCTTTGGAAGGCCGCAACTTCCTTCCAAACTACCTGGAATTCAACGACGCATCGCTTGAAGGTAAGTTCCTTCGTCTTCCTGAGCGCGCTGAGCTTCCGCAAGAGATCGACGAAAAACAAATCGTCGAGTTCTACAGCCGTTAA
- a CDS encoding flotillin family protein — MPDYLVIPAAVVGVLVVLGLAFWARYRTVGPDKAMIVTGSFLGSRNITSDDSGRKNKIVRGGGAFILPIFQKADFLSLLSHKLDVSTPEVYTEQGVPVICDGVAIIKIGGAVEDVATAAEQFLGKPTESLKMEAQEVLEGHLRAILGSMTVEEVYRNRDKFAQEVQGVAARDLKKMGLQIVSFTIKDLRDKHGYLDALGKPRIAAVKRDADIAEAEAVRDSRIQKARAEEEGQKAELLRDTNLAEASKDKELKVASFKKEQDSAKAEADQAYAIQEARAKQRVVEEQMQVELVRKEREIDLEGREILRREKQYDAEVKKKADADRYAVEQAAEADKAKRMREADAAQYQIEAEAKANAEQKRLDGLAIADAERAKGTAEADVIRLRGLAEAEAKEKLARAFELFGEAAVLDIIVKMLPELAGKVAAPIGAIDKLTVVDTGHGEGAARLSNYVTSLMATAPEMLKSVSGIDLNAFVRGLTSKSTAASAIEGAIGASEAAAAASASAADMTKRLLTDTQS; from the coding sequence ATGCCAGATTATCTTGTTATTCCTGCTGCGGTTGTCGGCGTATTGGTCGTGCTTGGCTTGGCCTTCTGGGCTAGATATCGGACGGTGGGACCGGACAAAGCGATGATCGTCACGGGCTCGTTCCTGGGAAGCCGGAACATCACGTCCGACGATTCCGGACGCAAGAACAAAATCGTCCGAGGCGGAGGTGCTTTCATACTTCCGATATTTCAGAAAGCGGACTTTCTGTCGCTGTTATCGCATAAGCTGGATGTCTCAACGCCCGAAGTGTACACGGAACAAGGTGTTCCTGTCATTTGCGATGGCGTTGCCATCATTAAAATCGGCGGTGCGGTTGAAGACGTAGCAACGGCTGCAGAGCAGTTCCTCGGCAAACCGACGGAATCGCTGAAGATGGAAGCGCAAGAGGTACTAGAAGGTCATCTGCGCGCTATATTAGGTTCCATGACCGTGGAGGAAGTGTACCGCAACAGGGATAAATTCGCACAGGAAGTGCAGGGCGTCGCGGCGCGGGATCTGAAGAAAATGGGCTTGCAGATCGTGTCGTTCACGATCAAGGACCTGCGCGACAAGCATGGATATCTCGACGCGCTCGGCAAGCCGAGAATCGCAGCCGTCAAGCGGGACGCAGACATTGCCGAGGCGGAAGCCGTACGGGATTCCCGGATTCAGAAGGCTAGAGCCGAAGAGGAAGGGCAGAAGGCCGAACTGCTCCGGGATACGAACCTCGCTGAAGCTTCGAAGGATAAGGAACTGAAGGTCGCTTCCTTCAAGAAGGAACAGGATTCGGCGAAAGCAGAAGCGGACCAAGCGTACGCAATTCAGGAGGCCCGCGCGAAGCAAAGGGTGGTTGAAGAGCAGATGCAGGTCGAACTCGTCCGCAAGGAGCGGGAGATCGACCTCGAGGGCAGAGAAATTCTGCGACGCGAGAAGCAGTATGACGCGGAAGTAAAGAAGAAAGCGGATGCGGACCGCTATGCGGTCGAGCAGGCGGCGGAAGCGGATAAAGCAAAGCGGATGCGTGAAGCCGACGCCGCACAGTACCAGATCGAAGCGGAAGCGAAAGCAAATGCAGAGCAGAAACGGCTGGACGGCTTGGCAATCGCGGATGCCGAACGCGCCAAAGGAACGGCGGAGGCCGATGTCATCCGACTGCGCGGTCTTGCAGAGGCCGAGGCAAAAGAAAAGCTTGCCCGCGCGTTCGAGTTGTTCGGCGAAGCGGCGGTTCTCGACATCATCGTGAAGATGCTTCCCGAGCTTGCCGGCAAAGTGGCAGCGCCGATTGGAGCAATAGATAAACTGACGGTCGTGGATACCGGCCATGGCGAAGGGGCGGCACGCCTCAGCAATTATGTCACGTCGCTTATGGCGACGGCTCCAGAGATGCTGAAGAGCGTTTCCGGCATTGACCTGAACGCTTTCGTAAGAGGACTTACTTCAAAATCAACAGCTGCATCGGCAATTGAAGGAGCGATTGGCGCGTCTGAAGCGGCTGCCGCAGCGTCTGCATCGGCGGCTGACATGACGAAGCGTCTGCTGACTGATACGCAATCCTAG
- a CDS encoding protease — MEGVFLGCLIGGILFAVVSVVLGDWLSLALDGMLDFLSLDGHPILQPMAIVGGITVFGGAGLLLEHHTSLGNAIVILLAILCGCMAAAGIYILYVRPMERSENSTGYSMQELNGAIGEVTVPIPAAGFGEVSVKVLAGLTYHIAASFDGVLIPLGTRVVVVRIDAHTLLVSKLELEL, encoded by the coding sequence CTGGAAGGCGTATTTTTAGGCTGTCTGATCGGTGGAATTTTATTTGCGGTCGTAAGTGTTGTTTTGGGGGATTGGCTCAGCTTGGCGCTGGATGGAATGCTGGATTTCCTGTCACTGGATGGTCATCCCATCCTGCAGCCGATGGCAATCGTAGGCGGTATTACCGTCTTCGGCGGAGCAGGGCTGCTGTTGGAACATCATACCTCGCTTGGGAACGCAATCGTTATCTTGCTTGCGATTCTGTGCGGCTGCATGGCGGCGGCCGGCATCTACATCCTCTATGTTAGGCCGATGGAGAGAAGCGAGAATTCGACGGGTTACTCTATGCAGGAGTTGAACGGCGCAATCGGCGAAGTTACTGTCCCCATCCCTGCTGCAGGCTTCGGCGAAGTATCCGTTAAAGTCTTAGCCGGTCTCACCTATCACATTGCGGCAAGCTTTGATGGCGTCTTGATTCCATTGGGCACCCGTGTTGTCGTAGTTCGAATCGACGCACATACGCTCCTCGTATCCAAGCTGGAGCTCGAATTGTAA
- the tyrS gene encoding tyrosine--tRNA ligase: protein MKWEQLSAAQQREVERQMEVIRRGVVEIVPEEELKAKVVQSVAAGKPLKVKLGLDPSAPDIHVGHTVVLHKLRQFQQLGHEVQLIIGDFTGRIGDPTGKSETRRQLTEEDVKRNAETYKKQIYKLLDPAKTTVYYNSEWLSPLNFADVVALSAKVTVARMLERDDFTKRYQTGQPISIHEFFYPLMQGYDSVALESDVELGGTDQKFNLLMGRTLQKEYGKSAQAAIMTPLIEGLDGVSKMSKSLGNYIGIDEEANQIYGKSMSIPDGLMFKYYELATDLGDDELLALRTGIEDGSLHPRDVKMELARTFVRMYHGEEAAAAAEQHFITVFQKRALPGDIQEVVLSPADLDGGSIGILRLLTTLALQASSSEAKRSVEQGAVRINEEKVEDWTAEIAPADGDIIQVGKRKFARIVLR, encoded by the coding sequence GTGAAATGGGAGCAGTTAAGTGCCGCGCAGCAGCGGGAAGTTGAACGCCAAATGGAAGTCATCCGCCGCGGCGTCGTTGAAATCGTGCCTGAAGAAGAACTGAAAGCAAAGGTTGTTCAATCCGTGGCTGCAGGCAAGCCGCTAAAAGTAAAGCTGGGGCTTGATCCTTCGGCACCGGACATTCATGTTGGACATACGGTCGTCCTTCATAAGCTGAGACAATTCCAGCAGCTCGGACATGAGGTGCAGCTCATTATCGGTGATTTTACGGGCCGGATCGGCGATCCGACAGGGAAATCGGAGACGCGCAGACAGCTGACCGAGGAAGACGTGAAACGCAATGCGGAGACGTACAAGAAGCAAATTTACAAACTGCTCGATCCGGCGAAGACGACGGTTTATTACAATTCCGAATGGCTTAGCCCGCTCAACTTCGCGGATGTGGTAGCACTCTCTGCCAAAGTCACGGTTGCGCGTATGCTGGAGCGGGATGATTTTACGAAGCGGTATCAGACGGGACAGCCGATCAGCATCCATGAATTCTTCTACCCGCTGATGCAGGGCTATGATTCCGTAGCGCTGGAGAGCGACGTAGAGCTTGGCGGAACAGACCAGAAGTTCAATCTGCTCATGGGCCGCACGCTGCAGAAGGAGTACGGCAAATCCGCACAAGCCGCAATCATGACACCGCTCATCGAAGGCTTGGACGGCGTCAGCAAAATGAGCAAGAGCCTCGGCAATTATATCGGCATCGACGAAGAAGCGAACCAAATTTACGGCAAATCGATGTCCATTCCAGACGGGCTGATGTTCAAATACTACGAGCTTGCGACGGATCTCGGTGACGACGAGCTGCTGGCGCTGCGGACCGGAATCGAAGACGGAAGTCTGCATCCGCGCGATGTGAAGATGGAGCTTGCCCGCACGTTCGTTCGCATGTACCACGGCGAAGAGGCCGCGGCGGCTGCAGAGCAGCATTTTATTACCGTGTTCCAGAAGCGTGCGCTGCCAGGCGACATCCAGGAGGTCGTTCTGTCTCCGGCGGATTTGGACGGCGGGTCAATCGGCATTCTGAGGCTTCTTACGACGCTCGCTCTTCAGGCATCCAGCAGCGAAGCGAAACGCAGCGTCGAGCAGGGGGCCGTTCGCATCAACGAAGAGAAGGTAGAAGATTGGACGGCCGAGATTGCACCCGCGGACGGCGACATTATTCAAGTCGGCAAACGTAAATTCGCGAGAATCGTGCTCCGTTAA